The nucleotide sequence agcatatcagCAAGATTTGCCTGCAAAATCTTGAAATTTTGTTACACTTCACCCTCTCACACTTATCCATTCAGAAACTTTGATCTTTATATTTATATGTATAGTGTTGTCGAGCTCCATTCTATTTTAGTTTTCATAGAATTGTCTCTCAATAAAGTGGAAACATCGCATTTGATCTAATGCGACATGCAACTGAACTTGTCCATTATTCATTTTTTTCCGAATTTAGGTGCTACTTGCTAGATAGTGGCACAAGCATCATCCCTGTTTCTATGCTTTTCTGAACTTGTAGTATTTTGACGTGCCTTATGACATATATTTGCACATCTGAATTTACATAAATATGATATGACTGACTTGGCACAGAATATGCTAATGTTCTAGACAAATTTCATTGTCTGCAAAAGGGAGATGTTTTTATATGTTCTGATTATTAATCTGTTCTCCTCCGTGATGTAGAATCAAGCAAGAATGGCAATTGGCACTTGTCAATGTCCTTACTGCAATGACTTGTAATGGAATAATTGTTTGGTCCCTTGCACCTTGTCGTTCATATGGGAATACATTCCGCTTTGACTTGGAAAATACAATTCAGAAACTTCCCAATAATATTTTTGAGAATAGCTATCCTATGAGAGAATTTGACTTGCAGAAGAGAATTTACTCTTTCTTCTACAAAGCAGCAGAATTTTCTTTACTGGGACTAGCTGCAGGGACAATTCAAGGTGCTATAACAAAAGATTTTGCTGCCAAGAAGGAGGGAAGGTTAGTGTTTTCTATTTTTCCCCCTTTTATTGTGAATAACTCTTTgaagataatttaattatatgGTTTCTTAACTCAATTTTATGGTAGGTTATCAGTGACAATTCCTTCTGCAAGTAGCAATGCTCTTGGTTATGGTGCTTTTTAGGATTATATGCAAACATGCGCTATCAACTTTTAAATGGGATTGATAGAACTATGCTCAACCACTTCGATGTTCTTGGAGTTGCAATCTTCTTTAGTACAACATTGAGGTATTCCTATCTGGCTGAtgcacttgattttttttttttgtgaacttCTAAGTTTTTTCTATATAGTATCTTAAAGTGCTAGTAGTATGTTTTATTTTAATGATACCATTACAACTTGCTAATGGATGCTTGCACATTACTTAACATTACCATAGTTCTCTTTGTTTAGTCTTTTTCGATAGGTGTTCTCTATGTTTCCAATAGCTAATTTATGGTCTTGACATCATCACTCTggttttatttgttattttttccTTGATTTATCCAAGTTAAGCAACTGCAGTTTCATAATAATTATATATCAATTGTTGAAATTATCGGTAATTGGATCTACATCAGTTTGGAAACTTTCTATATGCAGATCATGTTGGTATATTTGAGCCAAATGATGCCATCACATTGGAATGTTTTTTCTCTAAGAAATCCTTTTTTCCTTCTACTAAATTTCTAAATatctttcctttcccttttttttttcttgatgaaGTTTTGATCCGCCCAAAGAGGTTTACTGGTTATACAAGACTTGCCATTGTTGTTGTTATTGAAATTCTGGTCCGATTTACAACTAGAATACGTAATGCACTATTGCCTTGGGCTGAAACGGATCTCTTTTGCTTCACAATTTACAATGCTGGCCAGTTTCCATGTAATCGATACACACACTACATGACTACCTCCACCAGCATTGATCTTAATCTTGATAGGAAAGAAATGGTCATCCTTGGCACACAATATGCCGGGGAGATGAAGAAGGTTTGTTCGGTGTGATGCACTATCTAATGCCTAAAAGAAACATTCTCTCCCTGCACTCTAGCAACAATATGGGCAAAGATGGTGATGTTGCCCTCTTCTTTGGACTATCAGGTAAGTGTTGGTCACACTACTTCCACATTCTTCCATTCTTTGGATTCAGCAAAATCACAACTTGTTGCTCATTTTCttctcaaaatttaaactttattttcCTAATTGTTGTGAATTTGGATCCCAGTACTGTTATCCAGGTATATGGCTAACAAATTTGACAAGGGCAAGGTATGAAGTGAGGGAGAAGACATGCACGAGGAAGGTATCCATTTCCGTCCACTTGCTTCCATCCTTCTAAATCTCATGCTCTGATATTTGTTTCATCTTAATTTTCAACATTTTCTACCTTTTTTGATTGCTTTCACTGCTGTTGTGCTGCATGATAGTATTCAACCATTTTCTTCTATTATTAATTTTGACAATATTCCTTGGTTTTCCTTCATTGTTGCATGTCTTTAATGCAGCATGTCTTTGTTGGCCCTTTCGAGCGGGTCCACGTATGTTATGTTCCATTGGTGCAGTGGCTCGCTCTCCACTTATTGTTCATTTTTCCCCTCTTGATCACCTTGAAATATCTATATCTATTCTAGCAATTACATCGGTATTATATTTTCTATTGAGAAACATTTATTTAGTATCTTTTTATTGGTTTTgaacagaagaagaagaggcgAAGAGGGTTGAAGGGAATGGAGAGTATGGACTCGGATTCAAAGTGAAGGGGAATAAGAAGGGACAATTTCGTTtgtttttttctccctttttcctttGATGTAGTTTTTTTTCTTCTGAATTTGGATTTTAATGTGAGTAGTTGtcaatggtaatatttgacatattctcaattttctcaaataatttcttttatttgactttgctTCTTCATTACTGATTTTTGTTACTAATATAATCTGGGTTTGTTAACAGTTCATGAAAACAATTTACTCCAACGAAGAAATTGACGAAGTGCGATCCGAATGAGCGGATTGCgtactagactatattcattactaggtataaattactagacttcaaaagatggttgaacactttgtttgtgactccatgacttattgattttgattccttagtgctaataatttgtttgttcacagctagctatctcctttgctcaatacttcattcttgcatttctaccatgagcagaattagctgacatttcccttatttattgcctctctttgtggtccaaaattaataatggttgggttgtgtgagtagcttatttagttgttttcgaattatgcaaggactgacaatgtggaagttatctctttgtgaattgttagatgatgacctttttgtatcttatgagttgctctacaaatttcttgtttgtaCTCTCCTTATGGTTTTCATCTATATGCCATGACTTAATCTTGTTTTTCgtcctataatttattattttttcttgtttgtactctccttatgtcaatttgcagctcctggcaacttgttacttccaaaatggaaaagcatattATGCCTACCAGGTCTTAAAGGTAATGCAGTCTAgaaaatggcacagaaaattgcatgaatattttgtttcaagatgttaatggatgtaatgcactttgcatggattctattgatcttggatgatagttcacttaaataatgttagctgcatgtagtgctaattatttaataaactatgctaagctaggtatcactgctcctagtagattccatgtactgttattctctaataaacacctctttttgtttccttcatttggtttgattttgccttctatgcactacagattggttaattacattctccttttggaattctggaatttgataagtttagttaaattttctcttgcaggtcaggcaattcgtgaggcttgagtttttttgatgcaagaagtgagttttgttaggatgtagcttgtcttgctaatttgtaaattaaaagccatatggagaacatcaaatggaaaacatgtaatttaatgtatatggagagtaatggaaaacatgtgtattttgatgagtaacaactcattttgtatatttttgtatatgtggctacaagatgaattatatacgaatgtttattttgaatttaatgtagtaaatatttagttttgcattggtggtttgcttatagtaaaataagattggttgtttggtattaatgaacattaaagacaacagttaaaaatgttgtaaaaatcaagtaaaccacaacgaaatttttttgtaaaaagtgataaaagacaacgattttatccgttgtaaaatatattaaaactattgtaaaaaaaataaaacgtgtcaaatattctctaccacaacagtttatattcgttgtaaaaaatgtctaccacaacagtttatttctgttgttaaaattatctaccacaacggttttaaaacgttgtcgtatccttcgtagccaaattttgggcatataaataacaacggataaaaaccgttgtcaaatgtctacaaagacaacggattcaaaaccgttgttgtagggcaatacattctacaacaccctcagttacaacgattttttgaccctacgacaacggataatatccgttgtcgtttgctgtttttgttgtagtggtttgccaacttactcttccacagctttttgTCCCTTAGACAGTTGTATCTTTTTCTCCTTGAGCAATCTTTCGCAcctgcttctcatcccttggaaacaccgcacgctcccttctcgtccgctggtgcactcttccgcagcacctcgtccctcagacataccaagcccgttggctctctcccgtgccattcttctcactagctgcatcttttgctcgatgtcctatgctcctaagttcttacacacttagacacagggttaaatacagcaggacctaagttaacttatttgatcatatcaaaactaccttggggtaccaacattctccccctttttgatgtgagtaacccaagttaagtttggtaaacctgttggttgctacacctggatttcgttctattcccctgtacaaaaatttatacaagcacagaacttaacctagctacccatgtgctctactgaagttaaacttggattgcaaacgatacttaaaattattaatccaagttgctcttcagaagttaaacttagattgaaaacaatacttaatatttttactccaagtttaactgatatgatcttcctaagttaaaccatattacagaagttgattaaatatctatttcaaagattagcttccaggttaaacatggcgtggcactaggccttcttggttatgggataatccaccacttcctagacaaagcctttaaaagaaattggatatttaacttcttacaataaccctaggtttaactacagagaccacaatagaaacataaGATCGAAACGCAAAATCGAAATACCAAATCAAtagcatgaaatcgaaaaataaaatcgctagcctcttgtgttggtgtttcagaatccatgcaaagaaaactaactaattaattcgaagtggaaactattaattagttataccttcctttgtagctaaagacttcTTGATTTTctactatattcctctcctcctcttggacgttgtgtgggcaacgatctaccaagataactccacccgaaccacttctttgcctccaagaaactcgagccaccaagggatgccaaaataggacaaccgaccaccaaggatctcttcttttcttttcaagtttcggccaccaagatgagataggtgccgaccttagaaagaagaaagggaagagaatAAGATGGTGCCGCCGgcctaagagaagaaacaaagtgagaagaggaagagagagggtcggccacaaggaagagaagaaagaggcaaggcttaggttgtgtgtctcatgaagcaacctgtccttctcttttataatccttagtcatggcaaagaaggaaagttttaaacataattaaaacttccttatttgtggcctcctattaaaaaggaaattttaacaacaattaaaatctctcttttctgaATTTCCTTTTGTACATTccaataaagaaaagttttaaaattaatctcacttttaaaacatgtagacaactacaaaaaggaaagattaattaaaacttctctttttaaatcatggttacaaaaaagaaaagttttatcaaaaattaaaatctctcttttaaacattatagataactacaaataaggaaagattttaacaaaattaaaatctctctttaatcttttgtagatagctataaaaggaaatattttaaaattttaaaactcccttttaaaaccatgaggatgtctataaaaggaaattaaaatttttcttttaaatcccttcatgaatggctacttaaggaaagattttaacaaaaattaaaatcccttttattcttcatgtggtcggcccttagcttgggcaccaagctttggATGGCCACCTCTGGGCTCCAAAttaatgcttggtcggccccccttgctccaagcaaggatgcgcCCGGCCCATTACTtcggtaagaagtggactttgtggatacaaggcttaaTATAGactacaacaaggaccgagaggaggaattggttttggtctcctgatgagcttgagcttcctgtgtttgccccgaacacccaactcaagttcatcaataataactcataccactaaagagttattattgaactaccgcaccaatcccatattatattatgggctccttcttattatgagtgtattaatctccttgtgtttaagatatcgaatgttcattaatcaaatgagttactgacactcacttaattaacatctagccccaagagtagtaccactcaacttcattgtcatgccagactaggttcacctgtagggtttacatcacaatctttatgagctcctcaaggggacatcatcaacctagattactaagacacagtttccttctataatcaataacacaccatataaaaaatattatttcccaacttatcgggcctattgatccaactaaataaatctcactcattgataaattaaagaaataaatactaagtatatgtgcttgttattatatcgggattaagagcacacacttccataataacagaggtcatgttcttttatgcagtcaatataaaagaacaacctcaaatggtcatgctcaatacactcatagtgtactagtgtaattttatagtcaagataaactaatcccaaattacactacaatcattccaatggtttgtcctaatccatcttggttgtgagctactatttataatttataaggaactgataa is from Zingiber officinale cultivar Zhangliang chromosome 7B, Zo_v1.1, whole genome shotgun sequence and encodes:
- the LOC122003743 gene encoding protein RETICULATA-RELATED 1, chloroplastic-like: MTCNGIIVWSLAPCRSYGNTFRFDLENTIQKLPNNIFENSYPMREFDLQKRIYSFFYKAAEFSLLGLAAGTIQGAITKDFAAKKEGRLSVTIPSASSNALGYGAF